Within bacterium, the genomic segment TTACGCTCTTGCTGATAAAGGTAAACATTAGATCAAACCTTCTGTTTCATCAAATCCAAACATAAGGTTCATATTCTGGACAGCCTGGCCGGAAGCGCCTTTAATAATGTTGTCTATGGTTGAAGCTATTATCAAGACATTGTTTTGCTTGTCAATCTCAAAACCTATATCGCAAAAATTCGTGCCTGAAACATTCAATATTTCAGGATAACCGTTTTCATAAATTCTTATAAACTGTTCATTTCTGTAGAAATCCCTGTAGATTTCAATAATGTCTTTTTTGGTGAATTTTTTATCCAGGTGATGCGAACTTATCGCGAGTATCCCTCTGTCAAACGGGGCGAGGCATGGAATAAAAGTTATTTTTATCTTTTCGCCGGCTAATTCGCCAAGAGTAAGTTCCATTTCGGGTGTATGCTGGTGGGTCCCGGGTTTATAAATCTTCAGATTGCCGTAAATATCTCCGAAAAGGTTAAAATTCTCTTTATATATCCGTCCCGCGCCTGATACACCGGAAAAAGCGTTGACTACTATCCGTGTTTTTATTATATTATTTTTAATTAAGGGGGCAAGAGATAAAATTACGGCTGTCGGGTAACAACCGGGATTTGCCGTTAAACTGCTTTTCTTGATTTTGTTCCTGTTAAGCTCTGGTAAACCGTAAACGGCTTTTGACAATAGTTCAGGAATACTGTGATTTGTCCCGGGATACCATTTTTTATAATAGGATATCTCAGGCAGCCTGAAATCCGCGCTTAAATCAATAATTTTTATTTTTGAAGAAATTAATTCCTTTACAGCCTCGCTTGCTTTTCCATGGGGCCGCGTTATGAAAATACAATCACATTCTTCTTTGATTTTTTGCATGGACGGCGCGCTGAACAAAAGAGCTGTCAAATTCTTAAATGAAGGCCATACTGAACTTACTGTTTTTCCCTGGTATGTTTCTGAATGCAGTATATTGACCTTGATTTTTTTATGTTTCAGCAGTATTTTTAATAATTCTTCCGCTGTCAAACTGCCCGCGCCGATTATCCCGACTTTTATCATCATAGTCTCCTGTAATGCAAAATTCTACCACAGGCTGTCTTTTTAGGCAATAAAAATTGGGCCCAAACAAATTGGGGCAGATTATAAGACCTGCCCCTGTGATGTTGATGATACTATATTATTATTTCTTTTTCCTGCCCGCTTTTGCCTTTTCCAATTCGGTTTTCAGCTCTTCATTGGCTTTTGTAAGTTCTTCAATTTTAGCAGTCAGCTCTTTTACCTGGGTGTCCGCCGCGGTTTTTTCAGTATTTAAAGTTTCTACCTGCTGTTTAAGGCTCGCAATCTCTTCTTCCAATTTTTTCGTATTGCATGAAGATAACATTGGAGATATCAAAAGCACTGCTATGAGCAGTTTCATCATGTTCTTTTTCATTTTTTAATCGCCCCCTTTCTCTTGATCTATACGAAATAAGGCATTCTACTACCAAATTAAACACAAAGCAAGAAAAAAATGTGCTATTATAAACTATAAGTTTTTGGTTTGACAATCCAGATGGTATTGGATAGAATATGATAGATTAATAATAAATTTTGAGTTCTGCAGAATTTTTTTAAAAGTCATTTTTCATCTCTTTCGCTAACGCTCTCATAGCAAGCGCAACTACGTCGCTTATGTCGGGAATGCCCTTCCGGAATTCTCTCATCCGCCTAAGGCGGATTCGGTCAGTTCCGGCTTTCCCAACATAGACTCCTATTTGCGCTAAGCTATTACCGCTAATGCTCTTTCGATAAAAAATGACTTTTGAAAATAAAAAATTTGAAAAACTCAACTGATAATTTAGGATAAAATGTGAAAACCTGGAAAAAAGAAGGTGTAGATTTAATTGCCGACTGTGTCCACGGGACGGTCAGGCTGACCGTCCCTGTTGATGAAAAAGAGGCGACAGAAAAGGACCTGCTTGATTCATTATGGGTGCAGAGGCTAAAACAGATCCATCAGCTTCAAAGCGCATGGTGGGTTTACCCCTCTGCGGAACATACAAGGTTCCAGCATTCAATCGGAGTTATGCATCTTGGCGAAATTTTCGCGAAAACTTTATACCCATCGCTTAAATCGGTTATAGGCCCTGATTGCCCGTCCCAGAATTTTATAGAATCGCTTTTGCGGATCACAGGGCTCCTTCATGATGTAGGACACGGCCCTTTTTCCCATTTTTTTGATGAGAATTATTTGAGCAGGTTTGGCGAAATTACCCATGAAGATGTCGGCCAAAAAATTATTACAATGAAGCTCGGGGAAATAATAAAAAGAATCCGCAGAAGTCCTTCCGGAAAATTTTCGCAGGGTGAAGTTATTAATCCGGAATATGTTGCTTTTTTAATAAAAAAAGGCACTAAAACAAAGGTCAAAATTCCCCGCTGGCTGAGATTCCTGAGCCCGCTTTTTAACGGAATATTCACAATGGATAACTTTGATTATGTATGCCGCGATGCCTATATGTCAGGGCTGAATATCGGGTCGGTCAATATTGAACGGGTGCTTTTTTATTCCTACTATTCACAAAAAGGTTTTACCCTGCATAGAAAAGGGCTCTCGGAGATTAGAAGGTTCCTTCAGGCAAGATACCATCTTTATGAAAATTTATATTATCACAGGACTACAAGGGCGATTGATCTGTACCTGGAAGATGTTTTTCATCCGACGGTAAAACTTATTTATGATAAAAATCCATTGGAAGATTTAGATGGTTATTTGTTCCTTACCGATTGGTCTTTGATTACTTCCGCGGTATCATGGGTTTTTTCAGGAGACGAAGAAAAAAAGAGATTGGGTGAAAAATGGAGCAATATCCTTGGAAGAAAAATAAAATGGAAACTCGCGGTTGATGAAATTTATGAATACAGGGAAAGATTAGGCGGTTTCAGAATGCTTGAAAAAGGCGATTTTGAAAAAGGACTTAGAGATATGATCGGTAAAAAAGTGGATTTTCGTATAGATGTCGCTTCACTGGACCCGCGGCCTGAAAATCCTGAAAAGATGGGTGACTGCCAGATTTTCATTTATGACCCGCTGGCTAAAAACAAAATTTCAAAAGAAAAATTAAGTTCAGCGATTAAAGATATTCCTTTCAGGGCAAACCGTTTCAGGGTTTATATTGATAACCTTAAAAATAAAAATGTAATAAGAAACGCTGTTGAAAAATTAATGGCGAAAGAACAAATTGCATCGGTGAGCAGTAATATATAATTTGAAAAATATATTGCGTATTTATTGAAAAATTAATATAATAAAGCATAAAAGGAGTTTTATTGTGCATCATGAACGCCGTATCCACCGGAGGGTTAAATGCCCGGCCTCGTTTCGGGTAAAAATAGAGGAATATCCTGAGATTGTTGGTCAGGTGGTAAATCTTTCCATGGGAGGAATTACTTTCATTTTTCCCGAAAAATTACAACGCAGGGCAGTCCTTAATTTTATAATTACCTGTCCGAATACTCCGTTTGATTTGGATATTCGGGGTGAGATTATATGGAGCA encodes:
- the argC gene encoding N-acetyl-gamma-glutamyl-phosphate reductase; protein product: MMIKVGIIGAGSLTAEELLKILLKHKKIKVNILHSETYQGKTVSSVWPSFKNLTALLFSAPSMQKIKEECDCIFITRPHGKASEAVKELISSKIKIIDLSADFRLPEISYYKKWYPGTNHSIPELLSKAVYGLPELNRNKIKKSSLTANPGCYPTAVILSLAPLIKNNIIKTRIVVNAFSGVSGAGRIYKENFNLFGDIYGNLKIYKPGTHQHTPEMELTLGELAGEKIKITFIPCLAPFDRGILAISSHHLDKKFTKKDIIEIYRDFYRNEQFIRIYENGYPEILNVSGTNFCDIGFEIDKQNNVLIIASTIDNIIKGASGQAVQNMNLMFGFDETEGLI
- a CDS encoding HD domain-containing protein, translating into MKTWKKEGVDLIADCVHGTVRLTVPVDEKEATEKDLLDSLWVQRLKQIHQLQSAWWVYPSAEHTRFQHSIGVMHLGEIFAKTLYPSLKSVIGPDCPSQNFIESLLRITGLLHDVGHGPFSHFFDENYLSRFGEITHEDVGQKIITMKLGEIIKRIRRSPSGKFSQGEVINPEYVAFLIKKGTKTKVKIPRWLRFLSPLFNGIFTMDNFDYVCRDAYMSGLNIGSVNIERVLFYSYYSQKGFTLHRKGLSEIRRFLQARYHLYENLYYHRTTRAIDLYLEDVFHPTVKLIYDKNPLEDLDGYLFLTDWSLITSAVSWVFSGDEEKKRLGEKWSNILGRKIKWKLAVDEIYEYRERLGGFRMLEKGDFEKGLRDMIGKKVDFRIDVASLDPRPENPEKMGDCQIFIYDPLAKNKISKEKLSSAIKDIPFRANRFRVYIDNLKNKNVIRNAVEKLMAKEQIASVSSNI
- a CDS encoding PilZ domain-containing protein — translated: MHHERRIHRRVKCPASFRVKIEEYPEIVGQVVNLSMGGITFIFPEKLQRRAVLNFIITCPNTPFDLDIRGEIIWSRNFLEKNSFISGAVFPYLSEEEISHLRRVISVFSSEIEHDRRKKERRQVQRQVSKERRKVERRKKNKS